A single region of the Brienomyrus brachyistius isolate T26 chromosome 10, BBRACH_0.4, whole genome shotgun sequence genome encodes:
- the LOC125750930 gene encoding serine/threonine-protein kinase PLK3-like gives MSVSEPSRAQMASEVPEILVDPKTLRSYSRDELLGQGASGKCYKMTDLETGDTYAVKVIRLYSWGVEEVCEEVQILKTLRHKNVVGFSHSFEDDKFLYIFMELCSGQTLGDILKARGTLTEPEVRYYVHQLISGLTYIHRQGYVHRDIKLENLFVSDQMKLKIGDFGLAVKLEPRDKEVCGTPVYMAPEVWKREGYGTEAEVWALGCVMYQLLIGEIPFDHDDRSEMLKNIKEAKFILPKNLHSEAGKLIEKIFQIDPRDRPSLSHIRRHKFFRKGFTPKTLPASSCNTPPQHKAVNPFRKIFNRFMRLIRKKRSRVEPLREDAEQSGLEIPQPVESLRVLEDVNRPMNEKIDLVQLVKVVEGPVGRLYSASAVTPHTSVPPPAPCTLLFQ, from the exons ATGTCTGTCAGTGAACCTTCCCGCGCTCAGATGGCATCGGAAGTGCCTGAGATTCTGGTAGATCCCAAGACATTAAGGTCCTACAGCAGGGATGAGCTTTTGGGACAG GGCGCTTCTGGCAAATGCTATAAGATGACCGATCTTGAAACTGGCGACACCTATGCTGTTAAGGTCATACGGCTATATTCCTGGGGAGTGGAGGAG GTCTGTGAAGaagtacagattttaaaaacACTGCGCCACAAGAATGTGGTGGGCTTCTCCCACTCTTTCGAAGATGATAAATTCCTGTACATTTTCATGGAGTTGTGCAGTGGGCAG acactcggtgacattttaaaagctcGGGGGACTCTGACTGAGCCCGAAGTGCGCTACTATGTTCACCAGCTGATTTCGGGGTTGACATACATCCACCGGCAAGGTTACGTCCACAGGGACATCAAGTTGG AAAACTTATTTGTCAGTGACCAAATGAAGCTGAAAATTGGGGATTTTGGACTGGCGGTCAAGCTGGAGCCGAGGGACAA agAAGTCTGTGGTACTCCCGTCTATATGGCTCCAGAAGTATGGAAGCGAGAGGGATATGGAACCGAAGCAGAAgtctgggcactgggctgtgtcat gtaccAGCTTCTGATTGGGGAAATCCCATTTGATCACGACGATCGCTCTGAAATGTTGAAGAACATAAAAGAAGCAAAATTTATTCTACCTAAGAACCTTCATTCTGAAGCTGGAAAACTAAtagaaaaaatatttcaaatcgaCCCACGAGATCGCCCGTCACTATCACATATCCGTCGCCACAAGTTCTTCAGAAAG GGCTTCACTCCAAAGACACTGCCAGCTAGTAGCTGCAATACACCACCACAGCATAAAGCAGTCAACCCATTCAGAAAGATTTTCAACCGTTTCATGCGCCTGATACGAAAAAAGCGATCCAGAG TTGAGCCTTTACGGGAGGATGCCGAGCAGAGTGGACTTGAGATCCCCCAGCCTGTGGAGTCACTCCGTGTTCTAGAGGATGTCAACAGACCAATGAATGAAAAAATTGACCTGGTCCAGTTGGTCAAAGTGGTTGAG GGACCTGTAGGCAGGCTGTACTCAGCAAGTGCAGTGACGCCCCACACCTCAGTgcctcccccagctccctgtaCACTCCTGTTTCAATAA
- the LOC125750809 gene encoding serine/threonine-protein kinase PLK3-like, which yields MSVSEPSRAQMASEVPEILVDPKTLRSYSRDELLGQGASGKCYKMTDLETGDTYAVKVIRLYSWGVEEVCEEVQILKTLRHKNVVGFSHSFEDDKFLYIFMELCSGQTLGDILKARGTLTEPEVRYYVHQLISGLTYIHRQGYVHRDIKLENLFVSDQMKLKIGDFGLAVKLEPRDKEVCGTPVYMAPEVWKREGYGTEAEVWALGCVMYQLLIGEIPFDHDDRSEMLKNIKEAKFILPKNLHSEAGKLIEKIFQIDPRDRPSLSHIRRHKFFRKGFTPKTLPASSCNTPPQHKAVNPFRKIFNRFMRLIRKKRSRVEPLREDAEQSGLEIPQPVESLRVLEDVNRPMNEKIDLVQLVKVVEGPVGRLYSASAVTPHTSVPPPAPCTLLFQ from the exons ATGTCTGTCAGTGAACCTTCCCGCGCTCAGATGGCATCGGAAGTGCCTGAGATTCTGGTAGATCCCAAGACATTAAGGTCCTACAGCAGGGATGAGCTTTTGGGACAG GGCGCTTCTGGCAAATGCTATAAGATGACCGATCTTGAAACTGGCGACACCTATGCTGTTAAGGTCATACGGCTATATTCCTGGGGAGTGGAGGAG GTCTGTGAAGaagtacagattttaaaaacACTGCGCCACAAGAATGTGGTGGGCTTCTCCCACTCTTTCGAAGATGATAAGTTCCTGTACATTTTCATGGAGTTGTGCAGTGGGCAG acactcggtgacattttaaaagctcGGGGGACTCTGACTGAGCCCGAAGTGCGCTACTATGTTCACCAGCTGATTTCGGGGTTGACATACATCCACCGGCAAGGTTACGTCCACAGGGACATCAAGTTGG AAAACTTATTTGTCAGTGACCAAATGAAGCTGAAAATTGGGGATTTTGGACTGGCGGTCAAGCTGGAGCCGAGGGACAA agAAGTCTGTGGTACTCCCGTCTATATGGCTCCAGAAGTATGGAAGCGAGAAGGATATGGAACCGAAGCAGAAgtctgggcactgggctgtgtcat gtaccAGCTTCTGATTGGGGAAATCCCATTTGATCACGACGATCGCTCTGAAATGTTGAAGAACATAAAAGAAGCAAAATTTATTCTACCTAAGAACCTTCATTCTGAGGCTGGAAAACTAAtagaaaaaatatttcaaatcgaCCCACGAGATCGCCCGTCACTATCACATATCCGTCGCCACAAGTTCTTCAGAAAG GGCTTCACTCCAAAGACACTGCCAGCTAGTAGCTGCAATACACCACCACAGCATAAAGCAGTCAACCCATTCAGAAAGATTTTCAACCGTTTCATGCGCCTGATACGAAAAAAGCGATCCAGAG TTGAGCCTTTACGGGAGGATGCCGAGCAGAGTGGACTTGAGATCCCCCAGCCTGTGGAGTCACTCCGTGTTCTAGAGGATGTCAACAGACCAATGAATGAAAAAATTGACCTGGTCCAGTTGGTCAAAGTGGTTGAG GGACCTGTAGGCAGGCTGTACTCAGCAAGTGCAGTGACGCCCCACACCTCAGTgcctcccccagctccctgtaCACTCCTGTTTCAATAA